AAACGAAGCACCGCCAAGCGCCATAATAGCTCGGCCAGCTAAAAAAGTATAAAATGAGTGACTAAAATAACAGACCAACGCCCCCATCATGAAAAAGCTCAATGCAATCTGTATATAACGCCGCCACCCCAACCGCTCTATCATCCAATGTTGCTTGGCGATCATAATAACTGCGATACTTGCATAGACAGCATTGATCAAGCCAAACTCTTCAGGGCTACTCCCAATCTCTCCCATAATGGGACGTGCTGCAAACGCGATCATTCCCGATTGAAGATATTCAATTATATTTAAAAAGAAGATCGTGATTAAAATCGCTTTAAAATGCGCAGGAGCTACGATTGATTGCGGTAATGACATAATTTATGGCTCAACGCATTGACTTTTTAAGTAGACAGTGTGCTGTTTTCGATAATAATTTGTTCAATTATTGCCTCCACATCTTGCGATCTCTGTTCAAAAAATGTTGTTTCGTAGATAGAGTTAGCACCATATGCGTTCAAGTTTTCGTCAATATTCAATGCGTTTCGTGTATTAACCGTTACCCTCATCGATACCCCCACTCTTAACGGATAAACCGCCACTTCTTCAGGATCAAGCCCAATACGAACCGGTACTCTCTGCACCACTTTAATCCAGTTCCCCGTTGCATTTTGCGCAGGTAAAAGAGCAAAAGCACTCCCTGTACCAGCATCGACACCTAACACCTTCCCATGAAACACCACACTGCGCCCATAGACATCAGACTTTAAGATAACAGCTTGCCCAGTGCGAATATGTCGTAGCTGAGATTCTTTAAAATTAGCATTCACCCATACATTATTAAGAGGCACTGTGGCCATTAAACTAGTGGCTGGAGTGATATGCTGTCCTAATTGAATATTCCGTTTAGTCACCATACCACTCACAGGGGCATAAACAGTTGTACGTGCCAATTGAATATAAGCTTCTCTAACACGGGTCATCGCACTTAATACCGATGGATGTGTCCGTACCTCAGTATTATCAATTAATGCAACCATTCCTTCCAATTCTTTTTGAGAGGCGATTAACATCGCTTCCGTACTCTCAAGTTCTTGCTTAGATTGTTGTAAGTCTTCATCGGAAATTGCATGGCTATTGACTAAAATCGATCGACGATTATATTCACTTTCAGCACGTTCAAATTCAGATTGACGCTGCTTAACAATCGCCTCTAATTGAGCTTTAAGAGCAAATTTATGGTGCAACTCACGCACCGCTTGAGCAAGACCTGCTTTAGCTTGCTCTAAATTGAGTTTCATATCTGTATCGCTCAACTCGATCAAAGGATCCCCTTGTTGAACTATATCGGTATTATCAACATAGATTGTGGCGACATTCCCAGATATTTGAGCATTAATAGTCACGATATCGCCATCGACATAAGCATCCTCCGTAGTAACATGATATTGACCAATCAAATACCACCAAGCACCACACACAAAAACAATAAAAAAAATAAAGACTGAAAAAATCGCCAATATATGCCGCCGACGTGTAATCAAATGATAACGAAACGCCCTTGATATCTGCTCGTTAACCTTCCTTTTTTTATTTTTTGCTTTTGTCATATGTCATACATTTCGTCAATAAATTACTCTTTTAGTAGACAATATAATACCTCTTTTTTATTACGCTCATGAAGAAAATTATTAATAATTTAATCAACTAAAAAGTGCCATGGCGCTACATTTAAATAGCAACTTTGACAATTTTTTTGAATAAAACAACTGATTAATTACTGAATAATCGATATCAAATTTACTAAAAATGATTGCTAACAATAACAATCTTGCGTAAGTCAACAAACTCTCTAAATCATCATTTAAAATATTTGAAACAATTGAACCATATCTGCTTTAAAATACCCTGCATAAATCCCAAGCATTAATAGGATTCGCGCCTTTTGTGGATTAAGATCTCGCGCAGGAATGAATAGATCCTCATAACTCTTGATCGCAACCACATACCCGCTGCCTACCCGTCTACTCATCACCAGCGCTATCCCCTGTTGTTGAGCCTTTTTAAGCGCCATCTCTTCTGCTTTTGAAACACGCCCCGCGCCCGTTCCCGCAACCACGATGCCCTGATAGTGAGTATTTAATAGCGCCTCAATCATCACACTCTCCGCCCCCGAATAGGAATAACTAATAGCGACTTTCGGGAGTTTAAGGGGCTTCCCATCAGCGCCTAAAAAAGGAAGGGTCGAGAACTTACTATTGAGTGTATGTCTCTTAGCCGGCGTTGCAGTAAAATGAGTCTCGTCATCTGGTTCAATCGATCCGATCGGACCTGTGCTTGGAGATTGAAAAGTTTCTAAATGATAGGTGGCGGTTTTAGTGACATCGCGGGCAGAATAGATCCGGTTATTCGCCACAACCAATACGCCTTTCCCGTGTGAGGAATCGCTCGCGGCAACTAAAAACGCATCATAAAGATTACTCAGCGCATCAGAACTTAGGTGGGTAAAGGGGCGTTGCGCGCCGGTTAATACCACCGGTTTATCACTCTTTAACGTTAGGTGGAGAAAATAGGCCGTCTCTTCCAAAGTATTGGTGCCGTGCGTGATTACAACGCCATCAAATCCATCATCATTTAACGCTCTATCGCAAGCCGTTTTCAGCATGATCCACTCATCGGTTCCCATCTCGGTACTGCTAATTCGCGCATAGTTTTTAACGGTAATGTCGTAGCGTATGCTCACCTCTGGAAGCGCCTTTAAAAAGTCTTCGCCAAGATAATGGCCCGAACGATATTGCGCCCGATCGAGCGGAGAGTGATGGTGCGCCGAAATCGTGCCGCCGGTAGTGATCAACAGCACTCTTTTCTTTGGATGTTTGTTGATAGTTGCTCTCATTACCCCTCCTGATCTGTGGTCTTTTCTTGGCGTTTTTCTACATTTTTTGATTATTCTCTATTATCTCAACCGATGTTAAAGATTCTTCAATTTCATTTACTATAATAGATATTATGCCGATTTATAGCTAACTTAAGAGGAAATAATCATGACGCGTAAAATTATTCTCGACTGCGATCCTGGCCACGATGATGCCATTGCCCTTCTGCTTGCCCATGGAAATCCCAATATCGAACTCCTTGCGGTGACCACCGTTGTGGGCAACCAAACCCTTGAAAAAGTGACGCGAAATGCGCGCTCCATTGCGAAAATTGCCAATATTACCGGCGTGCCTTTTGCCGCAGGATGTGTGCGTCCACTTGTCCGCGAGATTGAAATTGCACCAAGCGTTCATGGTGAATCGGGGCTTGATGGACCAGAACTTCCCGAGCCGGAATTGCCGCTTGATCCGCGTCACGCTGTTGATCTGATTATCGACACCATTATGAGTCATGAGCCAAAAACGGTGACGCTTGTGCCCACCGGCGGGCTCACCAATATCGCGATGGCGGTCCGCAAAGAGCCGCGCATTGTGGAGCGGGTGAAAGAGATTGTCCTTATGGGCGGTGGCTATCACGTTGGGAATTGGAGCGCCGTCGCTGAGTTTAATATCAAAATCGACCCAGAAGCGGCGCACATTGTCTTTAATGAAAAATGGCCGCTGACAATGGTGGGACTCGATCTAACGCATCAAGCGCTTGCAACGCCGGAAGTGGTGGAGAAAATCCGCGCGATCGGCACAAAGCCCGCTCAATTTGTGGTGGAATTATTAGAATGCTTTGGCAAAATGTATAAAAAAGCGCAAGGCTTTGACCATCCCCCTGTCCACGATCCATGCGCTGTGGCTTATGTGATCGACCCAAATGTAATGACAACGCGCAAAGTGCCCGTGGATATTGAACTGACCGGCACTTTAACCTTAGGCATGACTGTGGCCGATTTTAGAAATCCTCCCGAGCCCGATTGCCATACACAAGTGGCGGTCAAACTCGATCATGGCTATTTCTGGGATCTGATTGTCGATGCATTAGAGCGAATCGGTGAGGTGGATGCATGAGTCACGCCCCCGTTCATGAAAAATCCCAAAGCGTCGTGCCCTTAATGATCGCGCTTTTGGTCGCTTGTATGGCGTTCCAGCTCAATGCGAGTATGCTCAATCCGGTGCTCGTCACCATTACTGAAAGTTTAAATACCAATGAAGCGACGATCGGTTTAACGCAGACCGCCTTTTTTATGTCGGCGGCCCTCTTTTCAATCTTTGTGCCCCGATTAAGTGATATCGTTGGGCGCAAAAAGATGCTCTTTAGCCTGATTGCCATCACCACCATTGGCGGCGTTTTAGCGGCGATCACCCCTAACGTTGAGCTCTATTTTGTCGCGCGGATTATTCAAGGGGTATCCGGCCCCGTGGTGCCGCTTTGTCTATTGATGCTCCATCATGAAATTGATGACCCTAAACGCTACGGCATGCTGATGGGAATTGTTACCGCAGTTAATGGGGGCATTGCGGGAATTGATGCTTTTTTAGGTGGTTATATCGCCACAAACTTTGGCTTTCGTCCCGTTTTTTGGTTTATCGCTGCCGTTGGCATTATCGCACTCTTTTTTATTGCCAAAGGCACGCCTGAATCAAAACCTTCAAAGGGGCAACGCATGGATTGGAAAGGCGTCAGCTTTTTAGTGGCCTCACTTGCTGGATTTTTAATGGCGCTCAATCAAGCAGGAAAACTTGCCGATACCAACTGGGGCTTTATCGTGATCTCGATGATCATCGCCATTGTCGCCTTTATCCTCTTCCTCCGCACTGAAAAAAGCGAAGCTGAACCGCTCGTCACCATTCCCCATTTAAAACGCCGTTCAACGTGGGCGCTCCTTCTTACCACCATTCTCACCATGACCGGGATTTTTGCGGTGGTCAATGGACTTGCCGTTTCGCTGGCGCAAAATAGTGATTTTGGCTTTGGATTTACCGCTAATAAATCGGCTCTTCTTCTGCTAACCCCCTACGCACTTGTTGGCTGGGCGGTTGGGCCTTTTATGGGACGTTTAGCGCCTTCATTGGGCTATAATCGCATCCTTCGACTCGGGCTTTTAGGGAGTGCCATCGGCGTCTTTATTATGATGCAATACGGACTCTCTTCCTTCCCCGTTTTAGCCGGCATGACCTTCCTTTTAGGGATCACTTATGCAGGAACGGCCAATATTATCTTAAATGGTCTTGGCGTTGTGCTCTCCCCGAAAGAAAATCCGGGCTTTCTTCCCGGCATGAATGCAGCGGCGTTTCACCTTGGCGCGGGTTTA
The window above is part of the Ignatzschineria sp. RMDPL8A genome. Proteins encoded here:
- a CDS encoding efflux RND transporter periplasmic adaptor subunit, whose translation is MTKAKNKKRKVNEQISRAFRYHLITRRRHILAIFSVFIFFIVFVCGAWWYLIGQYHVTTEDAYVDGDIVTINAQISGNVATIYVDNTDIVQQGDPLIELSDTDMKLNLEQAKAGLAQAVRELHHKFALKAQLEAIVKQRQSEFERAESEYNRRSILVNSHAISDEDLQQSKQELESTEAMLIASQKELEGMVALIDNTEVRTHPSVLSAMTRVREAYIQLARTTVYAPVSGMVTKRNIQLGQHITPATSLMATVPLNNVWVNANFKESQLRHIRTGQAVILKSDVYGRSVVFHGKVLGVDAGTGSAFALLPAQNATGNWIKVVQRVPVRIGLDPEEVAVYPLRVGVSMRVTVNTRNALNIDENLNAYGANSIYETTFFEQRSQDVEAIIEQIIIENSTLST
- a CDS encoding asparaginase; translation: MRATINKHPKKRVLLITTGGTISAHHHSPLDRAQYRSGHYLGEDFLKALPEVSIRYDITVKNYARISSTEMGTDEWIMLKTACDRALNDDGFDGVVITHGTNTLEETAYFLHLTLKSDKPVVLTGAQRPFTHLSSDALSNLYDAFLVAASDSSHGKGVLVVANNRIYSARDVTKTATYHLETFQSPSTGPIGSIEPDDETHFTATPAKRHTLNSKFSTLPFLGADGKPLKLPKVAISYSYSGAESVMIEALLNTHYQGIVVAGTGAGRVSKAEEMALKKAQQQGIALVMSRRVGSGYVVAIKSYEDLFIPARDLNPQKARILLMLGIYAGYFKADMVQLFQIF
- a CDS encoding nucleoside hydrolase, giving the protein MTRKIILDCDPGHDDAIALLLAHGNPNIELLAVTTVVGNQTLEKVTRNARSIAKIANITGVPFAAGCVRPLVREIEIAPSVHGESGLDGPELPEPELPLDPRHAVDLIIDTIMSHEPKTVTLVPTGGLTNIAMAVRKEPRIVERVKEIVLMGGGYHVGNWSAVAEFNIKIDPEAAHIVFNEKWPLTMVGLDLTHQALATPEVVEKIRAIGTKPAQFVVELLECFGKMYKKAQGFDHPPVHDPCAVAYVIDPNVMTTRKVPVDIELTGTLTLGMTVADFRNPPEPDCHTQVAVKLDHGYFWDLIVDALERIGEVDA
- a CDS encoding MFS transporter codes for the protein MSHAPVHEKSQSVVPLMIALLVACMAFQLNASMLNPVLVTITESLNTNEATIGLTQTAFFMSAALFSIFVPRLSDIVGRKKMLFSLIAITTIGGVLAAITPNVELYFVARIIQGVSGPVVPLCLLMLHHEIDDPKRYGMLMGIVTAVNGGIAGIDAFLGGYIATNFGFRPVFWFIAAVGIIALFFIAKGTPESKPSKGQRMDWKGVSFLVASLAGFLMALNQAGKLADTNWGFIVISMIIAIVAFILFLRTEKSEAEPLVTIPHLKRRSTWALLLTTILTMTGIFAVVNGLAVSLAQNSDFGFGFTANKSALLLLTPYALVGWAVGPFMGRLAPSLGYNRILRLGLLGSAIGVFIMMQYGLSSFPVLAGMTFLLGITYAGTANIILNGLGVVLSPKENPGFLPGMNAAAFHLGAGLSFALLPAVQFLAEDSIVGYYNGMMLGLIITIVAFLVSFIIPSPTLESDPAA